TCAATCTCTGGCCAGTTTCATTTAATTCAACTTGCCTGATATTTTTTCCGTTTTCCAGTTCTTCTATTAATTTATTCAATTCCTCTAGTTCTTTTAAATATTCTTTATCTCCACTTTTGGCTTTCTTTTCTGTTTTCTCTAAACGTTTTTCAATTGTAGCCATATCAGCTAGCATTAGCTCCAGATTAATAGTTTCAATATCATCTATAGGATCAATTTTATTATTAACGTGGGTTATATTATCATTAGTAAAGCATCTAACAACCTGAGAAATAGCATCTACTTCTCGAATGTGAGATAAAAACTTATTTCCAAGACCTTCACCCTTACTTGCTCCCTTTACCAGACCAGCTATATCTACAAATTCTATCATTGCAGGGGTCTTTTTTTCTGGATTATATATATTCGTTAAAATATCCAGTCTCTCATCAGGAACATTAACAACTCCTATATTGGGATCAATTGTACAAAAAGGGTAATTTTCAGCATCAACCTGGACCTTTGTGAGAGCATTAAATAATGTGGACTTTCCAACATTCGGTAAACCAACAATTCCTATTTTCATTTTTTCCTCCTTATAATTAGCTTTCCTTATATATCATATATCATTTGAAAAGATTTTTAAAGGCTTTAAATAAATTATTATTAAATAAAAATTACTTAATAAAATAAAAATTAATTTTGTTGCTGAAAACTATAGATTTTTAGATTTAAATATGTTATATTGAATACTGATTTATTATATTGAGTAGATAGTAGGTAAATATAAATTGCTAAATATTATATTAGGGGGAATTCAAAATGAAGAGAAAAATTGTGTTTTCATTAGTGTTTATTTTAACAATCACGTTTATAGGTGCTGCATCAACTAATATTCTTTCATTAAACATTAATCAAGAAGAGACTATCTGGAGATTCAGTTATACAGATAAAGCAGGTAGTTATATGGATCAATATGCTCATAAGTTTAAAAATAAGATTGAAGCTGAAACTAAGGGGAAAGTTAAGGTGGAACTATATCCAGCCAGTATTTTAGGAACAGGGGAAGATATGATAGAACAGGCCCAAAATAATGTAGTACATTTTAATTTAGTTTCAGATAAGAATATAGCTAGTTATATACCTGAAAGCCAAATTTTCCAGCTGGAATATCTATTTCCAGATGATATTAATAAGTTAACTGATTTAATCAATAGTGAGAAATTCTCTAATCTTATAGAAGAATCTTTTATTGAGAAAAATATCTTTCCATTAGGATATTTTGCTTCCGGTTGGGAACTTATCTCTGCAAATGACTATATCAATCATCCAGATAAATTAAAGAACTATAATCTTAGGGTAGCGCCAAATAAGTTTAATATAAGAAATTATGAAGAATATGGAGCAAATGTTACAGCTATAGATTCTGTTGAAGCCTACAGTGGCCTTTATTTTGGGGTTTTTAATGGGCAGGTAGCTAACCTGTCAACTATTAAAGAAATGGGATTTTATAATACACAAGAATATTTAATTGAGACAAAATCAAATCCTGATATTAATATTTTGATTACAAATCCAACTTTTTATAATTCATTGACAGATGATTTAAAAGATATATTGAATAATGTTATCTTAGAAATGAAAGATTTCTCAAAGAAATTACAGCAAAAACATTATGATGATAATTTAAGAAATATTAAGCATGCTAAAGAAAACATAAAAATTCTTAGTTTAACTAAAGAAGAAAGACAGTTATTTAAAAGAGATGCTCAAAAGATTTGGAGTTATTATGAAGAAATTCCAGGTGATAATGCCTCAGAGCTACTAAATTATTTAATAAATATAAATTAAATCTTAAATACTCCGGAAAAAGCCCTTGCAAAAGGGCTTTTTTAATTTTTTTTCCAAAAAAATTTTATTAATTTATTATTTAATAAAGTCTATAAAATGATATCGATTAATCAATTATTTTTGATAATTAAATAAAAGTATTAAATTAATGTGATAATATATTGATATTTGAATACTTTAAGTGTTTTTTAAAACTTTAAATTTTTGAAGGACTTTTATATTTTATCGAGTATTATAATATTAAGATATTATTTTTATTTATTAATATTTGAATTGAAAGGGGGATAGGGGAGATACATTTTAAGTTGTTTTCATAGAAAATCAAGAATTGAGAATCAATAAAAAAATTAGGAGGAGTATTTTTATATGAAAAAACTTACCATATTAGTCTTATTATTTGCTTTTGTTTTATCAGCATCTGTTGTAACGATGGCCGAAGAAGTAGAACTTAAAGATCCCTGGGTTTCAGAAAAACCTCAGGGTGAGCATGGAGGAACTATAATGCAGGCAGTATTAGGAGATCCAAGAACTTTTAATACTGTAATAGCTAATGAAACATCGTCAACCGATGTTACTGATGGTCCTATATTTGAGGGCTTAGTGACCAGGCATGGTGTAACCACCGAATTTATTCCTAGGCTAGCACATGACTGGGAAATTAGCGAAGATGGAACAGTTTACACTTTCTATTTAAGAGAAGGAGTTCAATGGCATGATGGTGAACCCTTTACTGCTGACGACGTTATCTTCACAATGGATGTAATTAGCGATGAAGATATTCCAACAAGTACTAGAAGTGTCCTAAGAGTAGCTGGAGAATTTCCTGAGTATAGGAAGATTGATGACTATACAGTAGAATTTGAGCTTCCAGAGCCTTTTGCTCCATTTATGAATTCTATTGGAACTTATATTATTCCGGAGCACAAACTCAGAGATGCTTATGAGGCAGGAGAATTTACAGAAGCCTGGGGTGTTGATACTGACCCAAGTGAAATAGTTGGTACAGGTCCATTTATGTTAACAGATTTTGTTCCAGGTGAAAGAATAGTTAAGGATGCTAATCCTTATTACTGGCGTTTAGATCCTGAAGGAGAAAGACTTCCTTATTTAGATAGATGGGTTAAAGTTATTGTAGAAAGTACTGAAGTTCAGGATTTATTATTCCAGAATGGCGAGGTTCACTTTAACTCCATACAGGGTAGAAACTATGGCCGTTTTGAACAGTTAAAAGAAAGAGGAGATTTTGAACTAATAGATGCTGGTCCAACCTTTAGTACAAATTTCTTGGTTTTTAATCTTAATCCTAATAATCCTAACTTAGAAGATAGGCCAGAGAAAAAGGAATGGTTTGACATTCTTGAATTTAGAAGAGCTGTTGCCCATGCCTTTGATAAAGATACAATGATAAATCAGGCCCAGGCTGGCTTTGGAACTCCTCAGTGGAGTCCGGTTAGTACCCCTAATCAGCAGTTCTTAAACGAAGATGTTAGAACCTATCCTTATGATCTAGATCGCTCAAGAGAGCTTCTTGAAGAAGCAGGATTTGAATGGGATAATAATGGTAATTTAGTTGACTGGGAAGGCAGAGAAGTTGAGTTTAATATTGCTACCAATGCAGGTAATGATGAGAGAGAGACAATAATGAATATAATTGCTGATGACCTGAGAGAATTAGGTATGCAGATTAACACAGCTCCAGTTGAATTTAATGCATTAGTCAACCAGCTTCAGAGCGAGTTTGATTTTGATACAATCTTAATCGGTCTGACTGGTGGAGTAGAACCACATAGTGGCGCTAATGTTTGGACATCTGATGGTCCTCTTCATATGTGGCATCCAATGCAGGAAGAGCCTCACAGAGATTGGGAAGCTAGAATAGATGAACTCTTTGAATTAGGGGCTCAGGCTGTTGAAATTGAAGATAGAATTGAGTATTATAATGAGTTCCAGGAAATCATAGCTGATCAGGTGCCATTAATTTATACAACAGCACCTAATGCTATTTATGGAGTTAGAAACAATTTAGAGAATCATAATATCAGTGCTTATGGTGGGGTAACCTGGAATCTATATGAACAGTATCTTGCATACTAGTATTTTATCATTATAGATTTAGTACTGCCAGGAAGGGGGGCTATCCCCCCTTCTTATTTTTAAGCAATTATAATATTTTTATAGAAAGGAGCCTATAGTTCATGAAAACGTATATAATAAGAAGAATACTATATGCTATCCCACTACTTTTAGCAATTTCATTATTTTCATTTATGATAATGCAATTATCACCAGGTGATTATCTTGATCAATTGAGAATGAATCCAGATATATCTAGACAGGTGCTTAATACAATGGAAAGAGACTTTGGACTGGATAGATCAGTACCTGAACAGTATGCACTCTGGTTAGGACAGGTGCTTAGAGGAAATTTAGGTCGCTCTTTTACTTATCGAGTTCCTGTTACCCAGGTTATTGGGAGTAGAATAATGAATACACTTATTTTATCTTTTGCAGCTATGGTCCTGGCCTGGGGTGTTTCAATCCCGGTAGGAATCTATTCTGCAACAAGAAAATATACAATAGGTGATAATATATTTACCAGTCTGGCCTTTGTTGGCTTATCCATTCCAAATTTCTTTTTTGCCTTACTTTTATTATATGGAATAGTTACTTTCAACTTGAATTGGCCGATTCAGGGCATGACTAGCATTACTCATGATATGATGACCCCGGTGCAGCAATTTATTGATATTTTAAAACACTTAGCTGTTCCGGCAGTGGTCTTAGGTACAGCTTCAATGGCTGGACTAACCAGACAGATGCGAGGGCAGATGATTGATGCTATGACTTCAGATTATGTAAGAACAGCCAGATCTAAAGGATTAATGGAGAGGGTAGTAGTTTATAAACATGCTTTAAGAAATGCTATTAATCCAATGATTACGATCTTTGGTTTTCAAATTAGTGCATTGCTTGGAGGAGCAGCCTTAACTGAAATAGTAACTGGCTGGCCAGGTTTAGGTACCTTAATGCTAAATGCGGTTAGATCAAAAGATCTTTATCTTGCTATGGCAGGTTTAATGATGGGTAGTGTATTATTAATATTAGGAAATCTTATTGCTGATGTTCTTTTAGCAATGAGTGATCCAAGAATAAGGTATAATTAAGGGGGGGATAAAATGGAGAGAAAAGCATTTAACGAGAATGATCAAAAAGAACTTGCTCAATCGACAATAAAAAGTAAAGATCAATATTCTTTCTGGCGTGAGATGTGGAAACGTTTAAGCAGACACAGGATAGCAATAGTCGGAGGAATAGTTGTTTTGACTTTATATATCATGGTTATATTTGCTGGTTTTCTGTCACCATATCATCCAAATAGAACTTTTAGACAATATTTTTATCACCCCCCAACAAGAGTCCATTTCACTGATGAAACTGGAAGTCTTACAAGGCCATATATTTATGGAACTGAATCAGTCGGCTGGGGCCAATATGAAACTGTTGAAGATGAGAAATATGAAATTCAGTTTTTCCATAGAGGTGATCCACACACAGTTGGGCCCTTTACAACTAATTTTCAACTCTTTGGGATTGAAGGATATGAACAACCGTTTTTTCTTCTCGGAAGTGATGGATATGGTCGGGATTTATTTACCAGGTTATTATATGGTGGTAGAGTCTCAATGTTTATTGGATTTGTTGCTATCTTTATTTCAACATCGATAGGTATGCTAGTTGGAGGAATATCTGGATATTATGGTGGCTGGGTAGATGAGGTATTAATGCGATTTGCCGAAGTGATTATGTCAATACCAGGATTTTATTTGCTT
The Halonatronomonas betaini genome window above contains:
- a CDS encoding ABC transporter substrate-binding protein, whose protein sequence is MKKLTILVLLFAFVLSASVVTMAEEVELKDPWVSEKPQGEHGGTIMQAVLGDPRTFNTVIANETSSTDVTDGPIFEGLVTRHGVTTEFIPRLAHDWEISEDGTVYTFYLREGVQWHDGEPFTADDVIFTMDVISDEDIPTSTRSVLRVAGEFPEYRKIDDYTVEFELPEPFAPFMNSIGTYIIPEHKLRDAYEAGEFTEAWGVDTDPSEIVGTGPFMLTDFVPGERIVKDANPYYWRLDPEGERLPYLDRWVKVIVESTEVQDLLFQNGEVHFNSIQGRNYGRFEQLKERGDFELIDAGPTFSTNFLVFNLNPNNPNLEDRPEKKEWFDILEFRRAVAHAFDKDTMINQAQAGFGTPQWSPVSTPNQQFLNEDVRTYPYDLDRSRELLEEAGFEWDNNGNLVDWEGREVEFNIATNAGNDERETIMNIIADDLRELGMQINTAPVEFNALVNQLQSEFDFDTILIGLTGGVEPHSGANVWTSDGPLHMWHPMQEEPHRDWEARIDELFELGAQAVEIEDRIEYYNEFQEIIADQVPLIYTTAPNAIYGVRNNLENHNISAYGGVTWNLYEQYLAY
- the dctP gene encoding TRAP transporter substrate-binding protein DctP, which gives rise to MKRKIVFSLVFILTITFIGAASTNILSLNINQEETIWRFSYTDKAGSYMDQYAHKFKNKIEAETKGKVKVELYPASILGTGEDMIEQAQNNVVHFNLVSDKNIASYIPESQIFQLEYLFPDDINKLTDLINSEKFSNLIEESFIEKNIFPLGYFASGWELISANDYINHPDKLKNYNLRVAPNKFNIRNYEEYGANVTAIDSVEAYSGLYFGVFNGQVANLSTIKEMGFYNTQEYLIETKSNPDINILITNPTFYNSLTDDLKDILNNVILEMKDFSKKLQQKHYDDNLRNIKHAKENIKILSLTKEERQLFKRDAQKIWSYYEEIPGDNASELLNYLININ
- a CDS encoding ABC transporter permease — translated: MKTYIIRRILYAIPLLLAISLFSFMIMQLSPGDYLDQLRMNPDISRQVLNTMERDFGLDRSVPEQYALWLGQVLRGNLGRSFTYRVPVTQVIGSRIMNTLILSFAAMVLAWGVSIPVGIYSATRKYTIGDNIFTSLAFVGLSIPNFFFALLLLYGIVTFNLNWPIQGMTSITHDMMTPVQQFIDILKHLAVPAVVLGTASMAGLTRQMRGQMIDAMTSDYVRTARSKGLMERVVVYKHALRNAINPMITIFGFQISALLGGAALTEIVTGWPGLGTLMLNAVRSKDLYLAMAGLMMGSVLLILGNLIADVLLAMSDPRIRYN
- a CDS encoding ABC transporter permease, which encodes MERKAFNENDQKELAQSTIKSKDQYSFWREMWKRLSRHRIAIVGGIVVLTLYIMVIFAGFLSPYHPNRTFRQYFYHPPTRVHFTDETGSLTRPYIYGTESVGWGQYETVEDEKYEIQFFHRGDPHTVGPFTTNFQLFGIEGYEQPFFLLGSDGYGRDLFTRLLYGGRVSMFIGFVAIFISTSIGMLVGGISGYYGGWVDEVLMRFAEVIMSIPGFYLLLALAAVMPIDIPSQMRFFFIISILAFRGWAGMARVIRGMVLSAKNEEYVQAARAIGASDKRIIIKHVLPVTTTYVIVSATVAVPGYIIMESGLSFIGLGIQEPAASWGNMLAAAQNITSITGFPWMLIPGFMIFIACLSYNLLGDGLRDALDPKSTIR
- the ychF gene encoding redox-regulated ATPase YchF — its product is MKIGIVGLPNVGKSTLFNALTKVQVDAENYPFCTIDPNIGVVNVPDERLDILTNIYNPEKKTPAMIEFVDIAGLVKGASKGEGLGNKFLSHIREVDAISQVVRCFTNDNITHVNNKIDPIDDIETINLELMLADMATIEKRLEKTEKKAKSGDKEYLKELEELNKLIEELENGKNIRQVELNETGQRLTKELQLLSAKPTIYVCNVDENKINDDNNRYVEMVREYAAEEGAEVITVSAQIEADIAELDEEDKQLFLEDLGIENSGLDRLIRAGYRLLDLITFLTAGEKEVRAWTVKRNSTAPHAAGKIHSDMERGFIRAEVVSFEDLNETGSYKDAREEGVLRLEGKDYIIHDGDVCNFRFNVS